A window from uncultured Desulfobacter sp. encodes these proteins:
- a CDS encoding DUF4405 domain-containing protein gives MFKKTTSLTLAFSGLIMLVTSIVLYFGPAGQVAHFCPWQFWGLNRHYWMMLHLNSGVLLCLAMLVHTWLNWRLLTAYMNLKKSDLRGISLAVSLVLTMYVCIGGCFNLPPMKQLIGVARSCRIASLKAYGSPPYGSAADYPVSLIAGYMGWDPQTAMARLAKKDIAIESPEQSLNDLAFTNHTTLGHLLDVMCPDSMQN, from the coding sequence GTGTTCAAAAAAACAACCTCATTAACCCTGGCCTTTTCCGGGCTTATCATGCTGGTGACCAGTATTGTCCTTTACTTTGGACCGGCGGGCCAGGTGGCCCACTTTTGTCCCTGGCAGTTCTGGGGGCTGAACCGCCATTACTGGATGATGCTTCATTTAAACTCCGGTGTGCTCCTTTGCCTGGCCATGCTCGTCCACACCTGGTTGAACTGGCGGCTTTTAACTGCCTACATGAATTTAAAAAAATCGGACCTGCGAGGTATTTCATTGGCCGTTTCCCTGGTATTGACCATGTATGTCTGTATTGGCGGCTGTTTCAACCTGCCGCCCATGAAGCAACTGATCGGGGTGGCAAGAAGCTGCCGTATCGCATCCCTGAAAGCATACGGCTCCCCGCCGTACGGCAGTGCCGCAGATTACCCGGTGTCACTGATAGCCGGATATATGGGCTGGGACCCCCAGACGGCCATGGCCCGGCTTGCAAAAAAAGACATTGCCATAGAATCGCCGGAACAGTCCCTGAATGACCTGGCCTTTACCAACCACACCACCCTGGGGCATCTGCTTGATGTGATGTGTCCGGATTCTATGCAAAATTAA
- the ltrA gene encoding group II intron reverse transcriptase/maturase: MAKRNNGAPGIDGVTFKAVEEGGIEDFLKQIRTELVSSTYKPLRNRRKEIPKGNDKVRVLGIPSIKDRVVQGALKLILEAIFEADFQEGSFGYRPKRTAHTAVNRVAEAVVKSKTRIIDIDLSAYFDNVRHHILLDKVAERVNDAQIMRLLKLILKVGGKKGVPQGGVISPLLSNIYLNEVDKMLERAKEVTRNGRYTYIEYSRFADDLVILVDGFSKWNWLVDAANKRLLEELEKLDVQLNREKSKLVDLTRGETFSFLGFDFRRAKTRRGKLGVLVTPRMKARTALLSRLKEVFRRFRSQPLDRIVAEINPILRGWVNYFRIGNSSQCFGYVKDWVERKIRRHLMRARKRSGFGWNRWSRAWLYKTFGLFNNYKVIRYQA; encoded by the coding sequence ATGGCAAAACGAAATAACGGAGCGCCAGGGATTGACGGTGTAACGTTTAAAGCCGTCGAAGAGGGTGGAATTGAAGACTTCCTCAAACAGATCCGGACGGAATTGGTCTCCAGCACGTACAAACCATTACGGAACCGAAGGAAAGAAATTCCCAAAGGCAATGACAAAGTCAGAGTCCTCGGGATTCCTTCTATAAAAGACCGAGTGGTTCAGGGAGCCCTCAAGTTGATCTTGGAAGCCATTTTTGAAGCCGATTTTCAAGAAGGATCGTTTGGGTATAGACCCAAACGAACCGCCCATACGGCGGTGAACCGAGTAGCGGAAGCAGTTGTGAAGTCCAAAACCCGAATTATTGATATAGACCTCAGTGCCTATTTTGATAATGTTCGTCACCACATTCTTCTTGATAAGGTAGCGGAACGGGTTAACGACGCCCAGATAATGCGGCTGTTGAAGTTGATCTTGAAAGTTGGTGGAAAGAAAGGTGTTCCACAAGGTGGAGTCATCTCGCCTTTGCTGAGCAATATCTATCTTAATGAGGTAGATAAAATGCTGGAGCGGGCAAAAGAAGTCACGCGTAACGGTAGATATACGTATATTGAATACTCACGTTTTGCCGATGACCTGGTGATTTTGGTTGATGGCTTTAGCAAGTGGAATTGGCTGGTTGATGCCGCCAATAAGAGACTCCTTGAGGAGTTGGAAAAGCTCGATGTACAGCTTAATCGGGAGAAATCCAAACTGGTAGATCTTACCCGTGGTGAAACATTCAGTTTTCTCGGATTTGATTTTAGACGGGCTAAAACTCGTCGAGGCAAGTTGGGTGTACTTGTCACTCCAAGAATGAAAGCACGAACAGCTCTTCTCAGCAGACTTAAGGAGGTGTTCCGTCGTTTTCGTTCGCAACCGCTTGATAGGATAGTGGCTGAGATCAATCCGATTTTGCGTGGATGGGTAAACTACTTTCGGATTGGAAATTCCAGTCAATGTTTTGGTTATGTAAAAGACTGGGTGGAAAGGAAAATTCGCAGGCACCTGATGCGTGCAAGGAAACGTAGTGGCTTCGGCTGGAACAGGTGGAGT
- a CDS encoding methyltransferase domain-containing protein has product MKNTRCRPCGHHSKGTSGAPTSYGIQDADALFDALELKPGDHLADLGCGHGDYSLRAAQIIGPEGNVYAIDHWPGCAGALEERARKKGLTNIVCLTADIRKQIPIPDGSVSVCLLFTVLHAVGLGVLETQFGKELQRILGAKAKVAVLELKKEEQPFGPPLPRRLAPDQVETAFARQGFKFNSLMDLGFTYLMQLHS; this is encoded by the coding sequence ATGAAAAATACGCGTTGCAGGCCTTGCGGGCACCACAGTAAAGGCACTTCAGGTGCCCCGACCAGTTACGGCATCCAGGATGCCGACGCTCTTTTCGACGCCCTTGAATTAAAACCGGGGGATCATCTGGCAGATCTTGGCTGCGGCCATGGGGATTACAGTCTGCGCGCCGCTCAAATAATCGGGCCAGAGGGGAATGTCTACGCAATTGACCACTGGCCCGGGTGTGCCGGGGCCCTGGAAGAACGGGCCAGGAAAAAAGGATTGACCAACATAGTCTGCCTTACCGCCGACATCCGCAAACAGATTCCGATCCCCGATGGTTCCGTGTCTGTGTGCCTGCTGTTCACGGTGTTGCATGCCGTGGGCTTAGGTGTGCTGGAGACACAATTTGGCAAAGAACTTCAGCGCATCCTGGGGGCCAAAGCCAAGGTGGCCGTCCTTGAATTAAAAAAAGAAGAGCAGCCCTTTGGCCCACCCCTGCCCCGGCGCCTGGCACCGGATCAGGTTGAAACGGCATTTGCCCGGCAGGGGTTTAAGTTCAATAGTCTTATGGATTTGGGATTTACTTATCTAATGCAGCTTCACAGTTAA
- a CDS encoding TonB-dependent receptor, with protein sequence MKVVSVLFFAFAMAISFGNIPAVSAQTRQVQNDEEIEKNQDTPGTQQLEQVVVTARKKEENVQDVPISMDVFSASQLEDRTVRSMVDLIKFSPNVFIKESHVEHALTIRGISSFKSAIYSPAGFYVDDISYPLHYTQNTALFDVERIEILKGPQGTLYGRNSESGVLNIVTRQPGNERQASVNAEYASDNTYRFGVNLKQPIVKDTLYFGGAFQFDTSDGYFTNIANGDDTAMDQEHLNGRATLRWTPSMAWDIAFITDIQSENDHGGGFRYIDGPCATDRYEVRKDTDEYVDQDSNSQNLRIKYKADNFEVLSVTSALSQSLDKQNDADAWNNASNQKLNIFKIDERQYSQELRISSTGQNSFEWLAGVYGFIEDTTFDFQYDWVSMSRTMKHPVTDIDSSGLAAFMQGTWTPLQKLHITAGLRFDHQEMDGSQRDDVQGIINDDSQTFDEILPKIAVTYDIAPDIMGYVSASKGYLVGGFNWLNSPNDDTFTYDSEYTWNYEAGVKAAWCSGRLVSNLSVFYIDIKDKQVTETDPDTIATTITNAAKAHAQGLELQLQAKPLKGLDLFAGFGYTKSTFDDFTALVWNDNNTALIQKDYSGNDLTYAPRYTYNLGVQYRLSNGLFCRADYFGTDKFYGDPANKTSQSAYATLNLKVGYEQEHYDVYLWAKNVLDEEYLTWVNTSGSYTIGLDGDPRVCGVTVNIRFF encoded by the coding sequence ATGAAAGTTGTTTCAGTGTTGTTTTTTGCCTTTGCCATGGCCATTTCTTTTGGGAATATACCGGCAGTTTCTGCCCAAACCCGACAAGTTCAAAATGATGAAGAAATAGAAAAAAATCAGGATACACCGGGGACACAGCAGTTGGAACAGGTGGTTGTCACAGCCCGGAAAAAAGAGGAAAATGTTCAGGATGTGCCCATCAGCATGGATGTTTTTTCTGCATCACAGCTTGAAGACAGAACCGTTCGAAGTATGGTGGACCTGATAAAATTTTCCCCCAATGTATTTATCAAAGAGAGCCATGTGGAACATGCCCTGACCATCAGGGGAATTTCATCCTTTAAGTCGGCCATCTATTCCCCGGCAGGATTTTATGTGGATGATATCAGCTATCCGCTGCACTATACCCAGAACACCGCACTGTTTGACGTGGAGCGCATTGAAATACTCAAAGGCCCCCAGGGAACCCTGTACGGCAGAAATTCCGAATCCGGTGTGCTCAATATTGTCACAAGACAGCCAGGCAATGAGCGGCAGGCATCCGTAAACGCAGAATATGCAAGCGATAACACATACCGCTTCGGGGTAAATTTAAAGCAGCCCATTGTCAAGGATACCCTCTATTTTGGCGGGGCGTTTCAATTTGATACCTCTGACGGGTATTTCACAAATATTGCCAACGGCGATGATACGGCTATGGACCAGGAACATCTCAACGGCCGAGCCACGTTAAGATGGACGCCGTCAATGGCCTGGGACATCGCCTTTATCACGGATATTCAAAGTGAAAACGATCATGGCGGAGGCTTCAGGTACATTGACGGCCCCTGTGCCACGGACCGTTATGAAGTCCGGAAAGATACCGACGAATATGTGGACCAGGACAGCAACAGCCAGAATCTTCGCATTAAATACAAGGCCGATAATTTTGAAGTCCTGTCCGTGACCAGTGCCCTATCCCAGTCTCTGGACAAGCAGAACGATGCCGATGCCTGGAACAATGCCTCAAATCAAAAATTAAATATTTTTAAAATTGATGAACGCCAGTACAGCCAGGAACTTCGCATCTCATCCACCGGGCAGAATTCCTTTGAGTGGCTGGCCGGAGTATATGGCTTTATCGAAGATACAACCTTTGATTTTCAATATGACTGGGTTTCCATGTCAAGGACAATGAAGCACCCGGTCACCGACATTGATTCGTCGGGCCTGGCCGCTTTCATGCAAGGAACCTGGACCCCGCTTCAAAAGCTTCATATCACTGCAGGTCTTCGCTTTGATCACCAGGAGATGGACGGCTCCCAGCGCGATGATGTCCAGGGGATCATCAATGACGATTCCCAGACCTTTGATGAAATCCTGCCCAAAATTGCTGTAACTTATGATATTGCCCCGGACATCATGGGGTATGTCTCAGCATCCAAAGGGTATCTGGTGGGCGGCTTTAACTGGCTGAATTCTCCCAACGACGATACCTTTACCTATGATTCCGAGTATACCTGGAATTACGAGGCCGGCGTCAAAGCGGCCTGGTGTTCCGGGCGTCTGGTATCCAATCTGTCCGTATTCTACATTGATATAAAAGATAAACAGGTGACTGAAACAGACCCGGACACCATCGCCACCACCATTACCAATGCAGCCAAAGCCCATGCCCAGGGTCTTGAACTGCAATTGCAGGCAAAGCCTTTAAAGGGTCTGGATCTGTTTGCAGGTTTTGGGTACACCAAATCAACCTTTGATGATTTTACAGCCCTTGTCTGGAACGATAACAACACCGCTTTGATCCAAAAGGATTACAGCGGAAACGATTTGACCTATGCGCCGCGCTATACGTACAACTTAGGCGTACAATACCGTTTGTCAAACGGCCTGTTCTGCCGGGCAGACTATTTTGGAACAGACAAATTCTACGGTGATCCGGCCAATAAAACCAGTCAGTCTGCCTATGCCACCTTGAACCTTAAGGTGGGGTATGAACAAGAGCACTATGATGTGTACCTTTGGGCCAAAAATGTACTGGATGAAGAGTACCTGACCTGGGTCAACACGTCCGGCAGTTACACCATCGGGCTTGACGGGGACCCAAGGGTTTGTGGTGTTACCGTAAATATCAGATTTTTTTGA
- a CDS encoding MarR family transcriptional regulator, translating into MTIKLSCFTILPMEDKRELIKNTVRELLRIAAMYQRIEQMPIPVGNGDQVSTREAHMIQAVGEGRDLSVTQLADHFGITKSGASQMVKKLENKGYLLKRQSPHSNKEFELSLTDLGQKVFQVHEQLHGKDFNTLIDGLESFSISQIATLSVLMESIGTTMEKRLSSRDKKNT; encoded by the coding sequence TTGACAATAAAATTAAGTTGCTTTACTATTTTGCCCATGGAAGACAAAAGAGAACTGATAAAAAATACGGTCCGTGAATTATTGCGCATTGCTGCCATGTACCAGCGCATTGAGCAGATGCCCATCCCCGTAGGCAACGGCGATCAGGTCTCCACCCGGGAAGCGCACATGATCCAGGCCGTGGGAGAGGGCCGTGATTTAAGCGTCACTCAGCTGGCCGACCACTTTGGCATCACCAAAAGCGGCGCATCCCAGATGGTCAAAAAACTTGAGAACAAAGGCTATCTTCTAAAACGGCAATCGCCGCACAGCAACAAGGAATTTGAGCTATCTTTGACCGACCTGGGCCAGAAGGTGTTCCAGGTTCATGAACAGCTCCACGGCAAGGATTTCAACACCTTGATTGACGGCCTTGAATCCTTTTCCATCTCCCAGATTGCCACCCTTTCCGTATTGATGGAGTCCATCGGCACCACCATGGAGAAACGTCTGTCCAGCCGAGACAAAAAAAATACGTAA